In a genomic window of Zingiber officinale cultivar Zhangliang chromosome 9B, Zo_v1.1, whole genome shotgun sequence:
- the LOC122024391 gene encoding peptidyl-prolyl cis-trans isomerase FKBP42-like: MAGLAIGIASMRSGEQALLHVGWELGYGKEGSFSFPNVPPMADLIYEVELIGFDEAKEGKARSDMTVEERIAAAERRKVEGNDYFKEEKLEEAMQQYEMAIAYMGDDFMFQLFGKYRDMALAVKNPCHLNMAACLIKLKRYEEAIGQCTIVLSEDENNVKALFRRGKARSELGQIDAAKEDLEKARKHAPQDKAIVQELRLLAEHDKAIYQKQKEIYRGIFGPRAEPKPESSNRLVLFWRWLVALICSLLKFKRHKKE; this comes from the exons atggctGGTTTGGCCATTGGTATTGCTAGCATGAGGAGCGGGGAGCAGGCACTCTTGCATGTGGGTTGGGAACTAGGCTACGGCAAAGAAGGAAGCTTTTCATTCCCAAATGTACCACCTATGGCAGACCTTATCTATGAAGTTGAACTCATTGGCTTTGATGAAGCAAAAGAA GGAAAAGCCCGAAGCGACATGACAGTTGAAGAGAGGATAGCAGCTGctgaaagaaggaaggtggaaggGAATGATTACTTCAAGGAAGAAAAGCTCGAGGAAGCCATGCAACAATACGAAATG GCAATAGCTTATATGGGTGATGATTTCATGTTCCAACTGTTTGGAAAGTATAGGGACATGGCCTTGGCTGTGAAGAATCCATGTCATCTCAACATGGCAGCATGCCTCATCAAACTTAAACGTTACGAGGAAGCTATTGGTCAATGCACTATT GTATTATCAGAAGATGAGAACAATGTCAAAGCTCTTTTTAGACGAGGAAAGGCGAGATCAGAACTCGGTCAGATTGATGCAGCCAAGGAGGACTTGGAGAAGGCAAGGAAACATGCCCCCCAAGATAAGGCAATTGTCCAAGAGCTTCGCTTGCTAGCTGAACATGACAAAGCTATTTATCAGAAGCAGAAAGAGATCTACAGAGGGATCTTTGGGCCGAGAGCTGAACCTAAACCAGAGAGCTCAAATCGGCTTGTCTTATTTTGGCGATGGCTTGTTGCTCTTATTTGTAGCCTACTCAAGTTCAAGAGGCACAAGAAAGAGTAG
- the LOC122025787 gene encoding YTH domain-containing protein ECT2-like codes for MDTNDHAEYLLGNNVNPKQELPSGSESLFQPNVASSAHLQHTGSAGPLSRSRSRRTITTMTGSSTSLLGSEGSKTTIGIDRGHLEDTAKVLNLKPNSSAQCNFPGEDNRPIYKARNLTSDSQSVEATQGHYISQTINSTSHKRGVGLLNRQNYVKPRVTGQSAFGYDKFGRNGNYSSCRNTQDLREAVWGPRANRGTYKSSFGSTDRKSNPSQLVCRSKYNKSDFQTKYAEAKFFMIKSFNEDDIHKSIKYNVWASTPRGNEKLDAAYWDAQRVMSKGSKCPIFLFFSVNASCQYVGLAEMLGPVDFNKNMDFWQQEKWKGFFPLKWHIVKDIPNRHFQHITLENNDNKPVSFSKDTQEIGLPQGLQMLQIFKDYSPTTMLLDDLEFYEKREKSLQATRWRRSAMMNSDRRLYDERNYAEHLEEALSNLNVTGKS; via the exons atggaCACCAATGATCATGCTGAATATCTTCTTGGAAACAATGTGAATCCAAAGCAAGAACTGCCTTCAGGCTCAGAAAGTCTTTTTCAACCAAATGTGGCTTCATCAGCCCATCTTCAGCACACTGGGTCTGCAGGACCACTGAGCAGATCTAGATCTCGTAGAACAATAACAACCATGACTGGATCTTCAACATCCCTATTGGGTTCTGAAGGTTCAAAAACTACTATAGGAATTGACAGAGGCCATTTAGAAGATACTGCAAAGGTATTGAATCTGAAGCCAAATTCTTCTGCTCAATGTAACTTTCCTGGTGAAGATAACAGGCCTATTTACAAG GCTCGAAATCTGACTTCTGATTCTCAATCAGTTGAAGCTACTCAGGGTCATTATATCTCACAAACAATAAACTCAACTTCTCACAAGCGAGGGGTTGGGCTTCTTAATAGGCAAAACTATGTTAAACCAAGAGTGACAGGACAAAGTGCCTTTGGCTATGACAAGTTTGGAAGGAATGGTAATTATAGCTCATGTAGGAACACTCAAGATTTAAGGGAGGCAGTTTGGGGTCCACGGGCTAATAGAGGCACATACAAGAGTTCTTTTGGCTCAACGGATAGAAAGTCGAATCCAAGTCAGCTCGTGTGCAGAAGTAAATACAATAAGTCAGATTTTCAGACCAAGTATGCGGAAGCCAAATTTTTCATGATAAAGTCATTTAATGAAGATGACATTCACAAAAGCATCAAATATAACGTGTGGGCAAGTACACCGCGAGGAAATGAAAAGTTGGATGCTGCATACTGGGATGCACAAAGAGtaatgtcaaagggttcaaagtgtCCAATTTTCCTGTTCTTCTCG GTTAATGCTAGTTGCCAATATGTAGGGTTGGCTGAGATGCTTGGACCTGTCGATTTTAACAAGAACATGGATTTTTGGCAGCAGGAAAAATGGAAGGGGTTTTTCCCACTCAAATGGCACATTGTAAAGGACATACCGAACCGACATTTTCAGCATATTACACTTGAAAACAACGACAACAAGCCTGTATCTTTTAGCAAGGACACCCAGGAG ATAGGGCTTCCACAAGGTCTCCAAATGCTGCAAATTTTCAAAGACTACAGTCCGACAACCATGCTGCTTGATGACTTAGAGTTCTATGAAAAGAGAGAGAAGTCGCTTCAGGCTACAAGATGGCGACGATCTGCAATGATGAATTCTGATAGAAGGCTTTATGACGAAAGGAATTATGCG GAACACTTGGAAGAAGCACTCAGTAATCTGAATGTGACTGGGAAATCTTGA
- the LOC122025070 gene encoding protein LAZ1 homolog 1-like isoform X3: MLTMNSGGEANLLYSWTIFSSGVFVFIASVLSVFLISQHLAVYKQPEEQKFLIGLILMVPVYAVSSFLSLAYTEIAFVYEVLRDCYEAFAMYCFERYLIACLGGEENTIKLMETQSEISSSTPLLELEYADGLVRHPFPLNCFMKHWYLGPEFYQSVKIGIVQYMILKTVCALLAIILELFGVYGEGKFNWKYGYPYLAVILNFSQTWALYCLVQFYSVTKLKLEPIKPLAKFLVFKSIVFLTWWQGIVIAFLFSIGTLKGHLAQLLKTRIQDYIICIEMGIAAVVHLYVFPAKPYRRGERCVRNVAVMSDYASLGTPLDPEEVEDCGRSPRVQSAPPDDRERLLSFPQSVRDVLFGSGEIVVDDVKFTVAHVVEPVERGIAKINKTLHQISENVKQHERCRRKAKDDSSFVPLDSWREECLDAHLVEGGSYSDSGPSTKKWQVNAKSVGSRRGSFEFSGPRWS; encoded by the exons ATGTTGACTATGAACTCGGGAGGGGAGGCAAACTTGTTATATAGCTGGACGATTTTCAGTTCAGGAGTATTTGTATTCATTGCATCTGTGCTCTCTGTGTTTCTTATTAGCCAGCACCTTGCAGTCTATAAGCAGCCTGAG GAACAGAAATTCCTTATTGGTCTCATTCTGATGGTTCCTGTATATGCAGTTTCATCG TTCTTGTCTTTGGCATACACAGAAATTGCATTCGTCTATGAAGTGTTGCGAGACTGTTATGAAGCTTTTGCTATGTATTGTTTTGAGAGGTACTTGATTGCTTGTTTAG GTGGTGAGGAAAATACAATCAAACTAATGGAAACACAAAGTGAAATATCTTCTAGCACACCTCTGTTGGAGCTTGAGTATGCAGATGGACTTGTAAGACATCCATTTCCATTGAATTGCTTCATGAAGCACTGGTATCTTGGTCCTGAATTCTACCAGTCTGTCAAGATCGGAATTGTTCAATAT ATGATACTTAAAACAGTATGCGCTCTATTAGCAATTATTTTAGAACTTTTTGGGGTTTATGGTGAAGGGAAGTTCAACTGGAAATATGG GTACCCTTATCTGGCAGTCATACTCAATTTTAGTCAGACTTGGGCCTTGTATTGCCTTGTACAGTTCTATTCTGTCACTAAGCTTAAGCTGGAACCAATCAAGCCCTTGGCAAAGTTCCTTGTATTTAAGTCCATCGTATTTTTGACTTGGTGGCAAGGCATTGTTATTGCATTTCTCTTTTCAATTGGAACTTTGAAAGGCCATTTGGCACAGCTGCTGAAGACACGGATTCAAGATTATATCATATGCATTGAG ATGGGGATTGCTGCAGTGGTTCACCTCTATGTATTCCCAGCTAAACCATATCGCCGCGGAGAAAGATGTGTTCGGAATGTTGCTGTTATGTCCGATTATGCATCACTTGGTACTCCTCTAGATCCAGAAGAGGTTGAGGATTGTGGAAGATCCCCTAGGGTACAGAGTGCTCCTCCAGATGACAGGGAAAGACTGTTGAGTTTCCCCCAGAGTGTTCGAGATGTGTTGTTTGGAAGTGGTGAAATT GTGGTCGATGATGTGAAATTCACTGTTGCTCATGTGGTAGAACCAGTAGAGCGAGGCATTGCAAAGATAAATAAGACACTCCATCAGATTTCAGAAAATGTAAAGCAGCACGAAAGGTGCAGGAGAAAAGCCAAAGACGACAGTTCTTTTGTTCCCTTGGATTCATGGAGAGAGGAGTGTTTGGATGCTCATCTCGTTGAAGGAGGAAGTTACAGTGACAGTGGACCGTCTACTAAGAAATGGCAAGTGAATGCAAAATCTGTTGGCTCTAGACGCGGATCGTTCGAGTTCAGTGGTCCAAGATGGTCGTAA
- the LOC122025070 gene encoding protein LAZ1 homolog 1-like isoform X2, producing the protein MQIDSSRPWKMLTMNSGGEANLLYSWTIFSSGVFVFIASVLSVFLISQHLAVYKQPEEQKFLIGLILMVPVYAVSSFLSLAYTEIAFVYEVLRDCYEAFAMYCFERYLIACLGGEENTIKLMETQSEISSSTPLLELEYADGLVRHPFPLNCFMKHWYLGPEFYQSVKIGIVQYMILKTVCALLAIILELFGVYGEGKFNWKYGYPYLAVILNFSQTWALYCLVQFYSVTKLKLEPIKPLAKFLVFKSIVFLTWWQGIVIAFLFSIGTLKGHLAQLLKTRIQDYIICIEMGIAAVVHLYVFPAKPYRRGERCVRNVAVMSDYASLGTPLDPEEVEDCGRSPRVQSAPPDDRERLLSFPQSVRDVLFGSGEIVVDDVKFTVAHVVEPVERGIAKINKTLHQISENVKQHERCRRKAKDDSSFVPLDSWREECLDAHLVEGGSYSDSGPSTKKWQVNAKSVGSRRGSFEFSGPRWS; encoded by the exons ATGCAAA TTGATTCATCAAGACCATGGAAGATGTTGACTATGAACTCGGGAGGGGAGGCAAACTTGTTATATAGCTGGACGATTTTCAGTTCAGGAGTATTTGTATTCATTGCATCTGTGCTCTCTGTGTTTCTTATTAGCCAGCACCTTGCAGTCTATAAGCAGCCTGAG GAACAGAAATTCCTTATTGGTCTCATTCTGATGGTTCCTGTATATGCAGTTTCATCG TTCTTGTCTTTGGCATACACAGAAATTGCATTCGTCTATGAAGTGTTGCGAGACTGTTATGAAGCTTTTGCTATGTATTGTTTTGAGAGGTACTTGATTGCTTGTTTAG GTGGTGAGGAAAATACAATCAAACTAATGGAAACACAAAGTGAAATATCTTCTAGCACACCTCTGTTGGAGCTTGAGTATGCAGATGGACTTGTAAGACATCCATTTCCATTGAATTGCTTCATGAAGCACTGGTATCTTGGTCCTGAATTCTACCAGTCTGTCAAGATCGGAATTGTTCAATAT ATGATACTTAAAACAGTATGCGCTCTATTAGCAATTATTTTAGAACTTTTTGGGGTTTATGGTGAAGGGAAGTTCAACTGGAAATATGG GTACCCTTATCTGGCAGTCATACTCAATTTTAGTCAGACTTGGGCCTTGTATTGCCTTGTACAGTTCTATTCTGTCACTAAGCTTAAGCTGGAACCAATCAAGCCCTTGGCAAAGTTCCTTGTATTTAAGTCCATCGTATTTTTGACTTGGTGGCAAGGCATTGTTATTGCATTTCTCTTTTCAATTGGAACTTTGAAAGGCCATTTGGCACAGCTGCTGAAGACACGGATTCAAGATTATATCATATGCATTGAG ATGGGGATTGCTGCAGTGGTTCACCTCTATGTATTCCCAGCTAAACCATATCGCCGCGGAGAAAGATGTGTTCGGAATGTTGCTGTTATGTCCGATTATGCATCACTTGGTACTCCTCTAGATCCAGAAGAGGTTGAGGATTGTGGAAGATCCCCTAGGGTACAGAGTGCTCCTCCAGATGACAGGGAAAGACTGTTGAGTTTCCCCCAGAGTGTTCGAGATGTGTTGTTTGGAAGTGGTGAAATT GTGGTCGATGATGTGAAATTCACTGTTGCTCATGTGGTAGAACCAGTAGAGCGAGGCATTGCAAAGATAAATAAGACACTCCATCAGATTTCAGAAAATGTAAAGCAGCACGAAAGGTGCAGGAGAAAAGCCAAAGACGACAGTTCTTTTGTTCCCTTGGATTCATGGAGAGAGGAGTGTTTGGATGCTCATCTCGTTGAAGGAGGAAGTTACAGTGACAGTGGACCGTCTACTAAGAAATGGCAAGTGAATGCAAAATCTGTTGGCTCTAGACGCGGATCGTTCGAGTTCAGTGGTCCAAGATGGTCGTAA
- the LOC122025070 gene encoding protein LAZ1 homolog 1-like isoform X1: protein MGGNIFIFVLLMLLPLVDSSRPWKMLTMNSGGEANLLYSWTIFSSGVFVFIASVLSVFLISQHLAVYKQPEEQKFLIGLILMVPVYAVSSFLSLAYTEIAFVYEVLRDCYEAFAMYCFERYLIACLGGEENTIKLMETQSEISSSTPLLELEYADGLVRHPFPLNCFMKHWYLGPEFYQSVKIGIVQYMILKTVCALLAIILELFGVYGEGKFNWKYGYPYLAVILNFSQTWALYCLVQFYSVTKLKLEPIKPLAKFLVFKSIVFLTWWQGIVIAFLFSIGTLKGHLAQLLKTRIQDYIICIEMGIAAVVHLYVFPAKPYRRGERCVRNVAVMSDYASLGTPLDPEEVEDCGRSPRVQSAPPDDRERLLSFPQSVRDVLFGSGEIVVDDVKFTVAHVVEPVERGIAKINKTLHQISENVKQHERCRRKAKDDSSFVPLDSWREECLDAHLVEGGSYSDSGPSTKKWQVNAKSVGSRRGSFEFSGPRWS from the exons ATGGGTGGAAATATATTCATCTTTGTTTTATTAATGCTTCTCCCCCTAGTTGATTCATCAAGACCATGGAAGATGTTGACTATGAACTCGGGAGGGGAGGCAAACTTGTTATATAGCTGGACGATTTTCAGTTCAGGAGTATTTGTATTCATTGCATCTGTGCTCTCTGTGTTTCTTATTAGCCAGCACCTTGCAGTCTATAAGCAGCCTGAG GAACAGAAATTCCTTATTGGTCTCATTCTGATGGTTCCTGTATATGCAGTTTCATCG TTCTTGTCTTTGGCATACACAGAAATTGCATTCGTCTATGAAGTGTTGCGAGACTGTTATGAAGCTTTTGCTATGTATTGTTTTGAGAGGTACTTGATTGCTTGTTTAG GTGGTGAGGAAAATACAATCAAACTAATGGAAACACAAAGTGAAATATCTTCTAGCACACCTCTGTTGGAGCTTGAGTATGCAGATGGACTTGTAAGACATCCATTTCCATTGAATTGCTTCATGAAGCACTGGTATCTTGGTCCTGAATTCTACCAGTCTGTCAAGATCGGAATTGTTCAATAT ATGATACTTAAAACAGTATGCGCTCTATTAGCAATTATTTTAGAACTTTTTGGGGTTTATGGTGAAGGGAAGTTCAACTGGAAATATGG GTACCCTTATCTGGCAGTCATACTCAATTTTAGTCAGACTTGGGCCTTGTATTGCCTTGTACAGTTCTATTCTGTCACTAAGCTTAAGCTGGAACCAATCAAGCCCTTGGCAAAGTTCCTTGTATTTAAGTCCATCGTATTTTTGACTTGGTGGCAAGGCATTGTTATTGCATTTCTCTTTTCAATTGGAACTTTGAAAGGCCATTTGGCACAGCTGCTGAAGACACGGATTCAAGATTATATCATATGCATTGAG ATGGGGATTGCTGCAGTGGTTCACCTCTATGTATTCCCAGCTAAACCATATCGCCGCGGAGAAAGATGTGTTCGGAATGTTGCTGTTATGTCCGATTATGCATCACTTGGTACTCCTCTAGATCCAGAAGAGGTTGAGGATTGTGGAAGATCCCCTAGGGTACAGAGTGCTCCTCCAGATGACAGGGAAAGACTGTTGAGTTTCCCCCAGAGTGTTCGAGATGTGTTGTTTGGAAGTGGTGAAATT GTGGTCGATGATGTGAAATTCACTGTTGCTCATGTGGTAGAACCAGTAGAGCGAGGCATTGCAAAGATAAATAAGACACTCCATCAGATTTCAGAAAATGTAAAGCAGCACGAAAGGTGCAGGAGAAAAGCCAAAGACGACAGTTCTTTTGTTCCCTTGGATTCATGGAGAGAGGAGTGTTTGGATGCTCATCTCGTTGAAGGAGGAAGTTACAGTGACAGTGGACCGTCTACTAAGAAATGGCAAGTGAATGCAAAATCTGTTGGCTCTAGACGCGGATCGTTCGAGTTCAGTGGTCCAAGATGGTCGTAA